A single region of the Brachypodium distachyon strain Bd21 chromosome 3, Brachypodium_distachyon_v3.0, whole genome shotgun sequence genome encodes:
- the LOC112271715 gene encoding uncharacterized protein LOC112271715 produces MADLASSSSGIRKLNSHNYGYWQTCMESYLQGQDLWEVVAGTEAFPPENADALRKWKIKSGKAMFVLKTTIEEDLLEHIRDEKTPKEAWETLAKLFSRKNEARLQLLENELTGISQGNLSISQYFSKVKFICREISQLAPDEKVSEARMKRIIIH; encoded by the coding sequence ATGGCGGATCTTGCTAGTTCAAGCAGCGGGATCAGGAAGCTTAATAGCCACAACTATGGCTATTGGCAGACCTGCATGGAGTCCTACCTACAAGGTCAGGACCTATGGGAGGTCGTTGCGGGCACCGAAGCATTTCCTCCAGAGAATGCTGATGCCTTGCGGAAATGGAAGATCAAGTCAGGGAAGGCCATGTTTGTATTGAAGACGACCATCGAAGAGGACCTATTGGAGCACATCCGTGATGAGAAGACACCTAAGGAGGCATGGGAGACTTTGGCGAAGCTATTCTCAAGGAAAAATGAAGCACGGCTCCAGCTCTTGGAAAATGAGCTCACAGGTATCTCACAAGGCAATCTATCCATCAGTCAATATTTTTCGAAGGTGAAGTTTATTTGCCGTGAGATATCCCAACTTGCCCCGGATGAGAAGGTGAGCGAGGCTCGGATGAAGAGAATCATCATCCACTAG
- the LOC106866299 gene encoding uncharacterized protein LOC106866299 isoform X3, producing the protein MRRGSRGRGVNAPPQLTLCPRCRRGEAERCPHLALEGHGRGAAVNAKVKQARISWAKMTSQLPSTYLLCSTVHTPQSRFWGACALSGFSSLDTTGGSTELQLIVKIQVFRRPEKSLHFSLDVASYCSHVNPGQTKEFC; encoded by the exons AtgcgccgcggcagccgcggcCGAGGTGTTAATGCCCCGCCGCAGCTGACACTGtgcccgcgctgccgccgtggcGAAGCAGAGCGATGTCCTCACCTGGCACTAGAAGGGCACGGACGCGGAGCAGCCGTCAACGCCAAGGTCAAGCAAGCGCGCATCAGCTGGGCAAAG ATGACCTCCCAACTTCCCTCCACCTACCTGCTCTGCTCCACAGTCCACACACCACAGAGCCGGTTTTGGGGGGCGTGTGCTCTCTCTGGTTTCAG TTCGCTGGATACCACCGGAGGATCTACCGAACTTCAATTAATTGTTAAG ATCCAAGTGTTCCGTCGGCCGGAAAAAAGTCTTCATTTTTCCCTGGATGTTGCTTCATATTGTAGTCATGTTAATCCTGGTCAAACCAAGGAATTTTGCTGA
- the LOC104584333 gene encoding uncharacterized protein LOC104584333 has product MIVQAAQTVRRNKETCQELVQDVQLINNDLLRMLQDPEMMQRAEIVNALNGLEGTLQEAYNLISSCRDCSAAYRIFMGWKQTDQFRRVKKKIAKHLRFYPVISHADITRRLERLSNGALSSTCSSQGAGVLTSSTSHSNSEAWLELSNLVT; this is encoded by the exons ATGATCGTACAGGCAGCACAGACGGTTCGCCGTAACAAGGAGACCTGCCAGGAGCTCGTGCAGGACGTGCAGCTGATAAATAATGACCTTCTGCGGATGCTGCAAGACCCAGAGATGATGCAGCGAGCCGAGATTGTGAACGCGCTGAATGGCCTGGAGGGGACGCTCCAGGAGGCGTACAACCTCATCAGCTCCTGCCGGGATTGCAGCGCAGCATACCGCATTTTCATGGGATGGAAGCAGACCGACCAGTTCCGACgcgtgaagaagaagattgcAAAGCACCTCCGGTTCTACCCTGTGATCAGCCATGCCGACATAACCCGTCGCCTGGAAAGACTTAGCAATGGTGCTCTATCGTCGACATGCTCATCCCAG GGTGCAGGAGTGCTGACATCGTCTACTAGCCACTCAAACTCTGAAGCTTGGTTAGAACTAAGCAATTTGGTCACATAG
- the LOC112271716 gene encoding uncharacterized protein LOC112271716, producing MDSLPSPAAAAALMSKVLDDDNLLHEILLRVGLPTTLVRAALVCKRWFHKAADRAFLRQFRQRHPPRLLGLYINGMFFTDTPEPAKVLPRFVPMLTQTQEPELATVLRRMATLSLDTIETIMIEQCWNDSVFFSRFRNHKYTYEVHNPLFPDRGVVILPAPTCAMIDDGHKPTFSRFLSTGGAGCLSYMWLAMEINVIVGRSTGKVHMLGDGVRVLLTKATTQLPHPLWWPKPVLIHDRIYMVGGTSNNILVLDLASSSFFTIQLPEGVEWSSGYKYGTVFSRADDSGVYLIDLKELPFRIWLHKDDNWLLVDTICLREMCAAFEMSDVMVEDEHTTAVSITQVGDNAEFVFLQMGSYTLYLDIKRRVLRKVYEKTEKDRYVCHIHPCMMIWPPTFPALKDDSTRFVFGLWVINALV from the coding sequence ATGGATTCCCTGCCCtcgccggcagcagccgcGGCCCTCATGTCGAAGGTGCTCGATGACGACAACCTCCTCCACGAGATCCTCCTCCGGGTCGGCCTCCCCACTACCCTTGTCCGCGCCGCGCTCGTTTGCAAGCGCTGGTTCCACAAGGCCGCCGACCGGGCCTTCCTCCGCCAATTCCGCCAGCGCCacccgccccgcctcctcggcttGTACATCAATGGCATGTTCTTTACCGATACACCCGAACCGGCCAAGGTTCTTCCTCGCTTCGTGCCGATGCTGACCCAGACCCAAGAGCCGGAGCTCGCCACCGTCCTCCGCCGCATGGCAACCTTAAGCTTGGACACCATTGAGACAATAATGATTGAGCAATGCTGGAACGACAGTGTCTTCTTCTCCAGATTCCGGAACCACAAATACACATATGAAGTGCACAACCCGCTGTTCCCTGACAGAGGCGTGGTCATCCTCCCAGCACCAACATGTGCCATGATAGACGATGGCCATAAACCTACCTTCTCTCGCTTCCTTTCCACAGGAGGCGCCGGCTGCTTATCGTACATGTGGCTGGCAATGGAGATCAATGTTATTGTTGGAAGATCTACCGGGAAGGTACACATGTTGGGAGATGGTGTCCGGGTCTTGCTTACCAAAGCCACGACACAACTCCCCCATCCGCTATGGTGGCCAAAACCTGTACTCATCCACGATAGGATCTACATGGTTGGGGGAACCTCTAACAACATTCTTGTGTTGGATTTGGCGAGCTCTAGTTTCTTCACTATTCAGCTTCCAGAAGGGGTAGAGTGGTCTTCTGGATATAAATATGGGACtgtattctcacgggcagatGATTCCGGAGTTTACCTCATCGATTTGAAGGAACTTCCGTTTCGCATCTGGCTCCACAAGGATGATAACTGGTTGCTGGTGGATACCATATGTTTGCGTGAGATGTGTGCTGCTTTTGAGATGTCTGATGTCATGGTTGAGGATGAGCATACTACTGCTGTGAGTATAACCCAGGTGGGAGACAATGCTGAGTTTGTGTTCTTGCAGATGGGTTCATACACTCTCTACTTGGATATCAAGCGCAGGGTTCTGCGTAAAGTGTATGAGAAGACAGAGAAGGATCGATACGTTTGTCACATCCATCCTTGCATGATGATTTGGCCTCCCACATTCCCAGCGCTCAAGGATGATTCTACAAGGTTTGTATTTGGTCTTTGGGTTATCAATGCTCTTGTTTAG
- the LOC106866299 gene encoding uncharacterized protein LOC106866299 isoform X1: MRRGSRGRGVNAPPQLTLCPRCRRGEAERCPHLALEGHGRGAAVNAKVKQARISWAKVRPPSSLSRKFQSPVAPVLFSQSADSASPRPRGLTMTSQLPSTYLLCSTVHTPQSRFWGACALSGFSSLDTTGGSTELQLIVKIQVFRRPEKSLHFSLDVASYCSHVNPGQTKEFC, from the exons AtgcgccgcggcagccgcggcCGAGGTGTTAATGCCCCGCCGCAGCTGACACTGtgcccgcgctgccgccgtggcGAAGCAGAGCGATGTCCTCACCTGGCACTAGAAGGGCACGGACGCGGAGCAGCCGTCAACGCCAAGGTCAAGCAAGCGCGCATCAGCTGGGCAAAGGTACGGCCGCCCTCCTCGCTTTCCAGGAAGTTTCAATCTCCCGTCGCACCTGTCCTCTTTTCTCAATCCGCCGACTCCGCGTCGCCACGACCTCGCGGTCTTACG ATGACCTCCCAACTTCCCTCCACCTACCTGCTCTGCTCCACAGTCCACACACCACAGAGCCGGTTTTGGGGGGCGTGTGCTCTCTCTGGTTTCAG TTCGCTGGATACCACCGGAGGATCTACCGAACTTCAATTAATTGTTAAG ATCCAAGTGTTCCGTCGGCCGGAAAAAAGTCTTCATTTTTCCCTGGATGTTGCTTCATATTGTAGTCATGTTAATCCTGGTCAAACCAAGGAATTTTGCTGA
- the LOC100826880 gene encoding L10-interacting MYB domain-containing protein-like: MDGDKTSQKAVWDTDAARIFCEIACKEANEGNRPTKTLSVTGYNNLGEEFHRQTGRLYTRKQFKNCWDELKSIWTAWVYYMQKASGFGWDPVKRTITASEEQWAYLIKVHKDIKRFRKGPPDNLEWPEKMFQRASVTGNSSVMPGAEEDDTGERQDVDGKYYLVDSGYPNDTGYLAPYRGQKYHLPEFRIGRAPSGKQELFNFAHSSLRNVIERSFGVLKQKWRILGDVPSYPVKKQTKIIIACMALHNFIRESHLFDEDFDKCDRDEDYMPPGHVVVTNGWNHEGQGNVNMNATRETIANGLMADKE, from the exons ATGGATGGTGATAAAACAAGTCAAAAGGCAGTGTGGGATACCGATGCGGCCAGGATTTTTTGTGAGATTGCTTGCAAAGAGGCCAACGAGGGCAATAGGCCTACCAAGACTTTGAGCGTTACCGGTTATAACAATTTAGGTGAAGAGTTCCATAGACAAACTGGTAGGCTGTATACTCGTAAGCAATTCAAAAACTGTTGGGATGAATTGAAAAGCATTTGGACAGCATGGGTGTATTACATGCAAAAGGCTAGTGGATTTGGATGGGATCCTGTAAAAAGAACTATAACAGCAAGTGAAGAGCAGTGGGCATACCTGATCAAG GTCCATAAGGATATTAAACGCTTTCGAAAAGGCCCCCCGGACAACTTGGAATGGCCAGAGAAAATGTTTCAAAGAGCAAGTGTGACCGGCAATTCTTCGGTGATGCCCGGtgctgaagaagatgacacCGGTGAGCGCCAAGACGTGGATG GAAAATATTACCTTGTCGATTCTGGCTATCCCAATGATACCGGTTATCTTGCACCATACAGAGGACAGAAATATCATCTACCTGAGTTCCGCATAGGCCGAGCACCAAGTGGTAAACAAGAGTTGTTCAACTTTGCTCATTCCTCACTCCGTAATGTAATTGAGCGTTCATTTGGTGTGTTGAAGCAAAAGTGGCGCATCTTAGGCGATGTCCCGAGTTACCCGGTAAAGAAGCAAACCAAGATTATCATCGCTTGCATGGCACTTCATAACTTCATTAGAGAGAGCCATTTGTTCGACGAGGATTTTGATAAGTGTGATCGTGATGAGGACTACATGCCACCAGGGCATGTGGTTGTCACAAATGGGTGGAACCATGAGGGACAAGGCAATGTGAACATGAATGCCACTCGTGAAACTATTGCCAATGGACTGATGGCCGATAAGGAATAA
- the LOC106866299 gene encoding uncharacterized protein LOC106866299 isoform X2 produces MRRGSRGRGVNAPPQLTLCPRCRRGEAERCPHLALEGHGRGAAVNAKVKQARISWAKVRPPSSLSRKFQSPVAPVLFSQSADSASPRPRGLTMTSQLPSTYLLCSTVHTPQSRFWGACALSGFSSLDTTGGSTELQLIVKAGAEPKLGAGRS; encoded by the exons AtgcgccgcggcagccgcggcCGAGGTGTTAATGCCCCGCCGCAGCTGACACTGtgcccgcgctgccgccgtggcGAAGCAGAGCGATGTCCTCACCTGGCACTAGAAGGGCACGGACGCGGAGCAGCCGTCAACGCCAAGGTCAAGCAAGCGCGCATCAGCTGGGCAAAGGTACGGCCGCCCTCCTCGCTTTCCAGGAAGTTTCAATCTCCCGTCGCACCTGTCCTCTTTTCTCAATCCGCCGACTCCGCGTCGCCACGACCTCGCGGTCTTACG ATGACCTCCCAACTTCCCTCCACCTACCTGCTCTGCTCCACAGTCCACACACCACAGAGCCGGTTTTGGGGGGCGTGTGCTCTCTCTGGTTTCAG TTCGCTGGATACCACCGGAGGATCTACCGAACTTCAATTAATTGTTAAG GCTGGAGCTGAACCCAAGCTAGGAGCTGGAAGAAGCTGA
- the LOC112268540 gene encoding uncharacterized protein LOC112268540 produces MGKKKRQQQKRTNENVTGGQQPKEAAVPAKRATNKNVTGQQQPNDPAPQGHTAKNKNNNEEEVPGTSTQRKPTDPNLEVTEAPKEEVCPLTLSTTNPFSEFSFGATTKAAPKNETPPPIFGIPYFVPQTTTPEPLEFSFGATATVEKKNSNQGKEDTVEKSPTAGHPTRSSMGRAPGAQEKPPASSIRG; encoded by the coding sequence ATGGGTAAGAAGAAGCGGCAACAACAGAAGCGCACCAACGAGAATGTGACCGGCGGGCAGCAGCCAAAGGAGGCGGCTGTGCCTGCGAAGAGGGCCACCAACAAGAATGTGAccgggcagcagcagccaaaTGATCCTGCACCCCAGGGGCACACAgcgaagaacaagaacaacaatGAGGAAGAGGTGCCAGGCACCAGCACCCAGAGGAAGCCCACAGATCCAAATCTAGAGGTGACAGAGGCGCCCAAGGAAGAGGTGTGCCCACTCACATTATCAACCACAAACCCATTCTCCGAATTCTCCTTTGGCGCAACAACCAAGGCAGCGCCCAAGAACGAGACGCCCCCACCCATATTCGGCATCCCTTACTTTGTTCCCCAAACCACAACCCCAGAGCCACTCGAATTCTCCTTTGGAGCAACAGCCACTGTTGAAAAGAAGAACAGCAACCAGGGGAAGGAGGACACGGTGGAGAAGTCTCCAACCGCCGGCCACCCCACTCGCTCCTCCATGGGTCGTGCTCCCGGCGCGCAGGAGAAGCCGCCCGCCTCCTCGATCCGTGGCTAG